From Chryseobacterium sp. IHB B 17019, one genomic window encodes:
- the ribB gene encoding 3,4-dihydroxy-2-butanone-4-phosphate synthase, whose translation MEKLIEKFGATPKERVEKALLTLQQGKGILLVDDENRENEGDIIFPASTITEKDMALLIRECSGIVCLCISEEKSKNLNLRPMVETNNSKNQTAFTISIEAKEGVESGVSAKDRVTTIRTAVAENAKAEQIASPGHVFPLIAKKDGVFERRGHTEGSVDLVKLANLGEDAVLCELTNEDGTMARLPEIVDFATKKEMTVVTIEDIYSYRKMMISQN comes from the coding sequence ATGGAAAAATTAATTGAAAAATTCGGGGCAACTCCGAAAGAACGTGTTGAAAAAGCACTTCTAACATTACAACAGGGAAAAGGCATCCTTTTAGTAGACGATGAAAACCGCGAAAACGAAGGCGATATCATCTTTCCGGCCTCCACAATCACAGAAAAAGACATGGCACTTCTGATCCGCGAATGCAGCGGAATCGTTTGCCTGTGCATTTCGGAAGAGAAAAGTAAAAATCTGAATCTTCGTCCGATGGTGGAAACCAACAATTCAAAAAATCAAACGGCATTTACCATTTCCATTGAAGCCAAAGAAGGCGTTGAATCCGGAGTTTCAGCAAAAGACCGTGTAACAACGATCAGAACAGCTGTCGCCGAAAATGCAAAAGCAGAACAAATTGCAAGTCCGGGACACGTTTTTCCTTTAATTGCTAAAAAAGACGGTGTTTTTGAAAGACGCGGCCACACGGAAGGAAGCGTAGACCTTGTAAAGCTGGCCAATCTTGGTGAAGATGCCGTACTTTGTGAGCTCACCAACGAAGACGGAACCATGGCCAGGCTTCCGGAAATTGTAGATTTTGCAACAAAAAAAGAAATGACCGTCGTAACGATTGAGGATATTTATTCTTATCGGAAGATGATGATCAGTCAGAATTAA
- a CDS encoding peroxiredoxin family protein, which produces MKKILALLTIVSILSCESKEEKKQKFLKDFQEQAKEMKKNQIDLFLHAKPKYFSAKTINGTTFNSENYKGKNLVIFIYDKSYLKKSDTYDMPEEYNALYKEFKNNAAFIGIVEGFIENEKELKDYLNQSNILFEQIDNTKSYDKSEKLNYNIFCSPAKILIDINGKVIHSSCGGGNIIEITRKLDSIKVAAK; this is translated from the coding sequence ATGAAAAAAATCCTAGCCCTTTTGACCATCGTATCAATACTTTCATGTGAAAGCAAAGAAGAAAAAAAACAAAAATTTCTAAAAGACTTTCAAGAACAGGCTAAAGAGATGAAAAAAAATCAGATCGATCTTTTTTTACATGCAAAACCAAAATATTTCTCGGCTAAAACAATCAACGGAACTACCTTCAACTCAGAAAATTATAAGGGTAAAAATCTCGTTATTTTTATCTATGATAAATCTTATCTGAAAAAGAGTGACACTTACGATATGCCGGAAGAGTATAATGCTCTTTATAAAGAATTTAAAAATAATGCCGCTTTTATCGGTATTGTAGAAGGCTTTATAGAAAATGAAAAAGAGCTGAAAGATTATCTTAATCAGTCAAATATTTTATTTGAGCAGATTGACAATACAAAATCTTATGATAAATCTGAAAAACTTAATTATAATATCTTTTGCAGCCCCGCCAAAATACTTATTGACATCAACGGAAAAGTGATTCATTCTTCCTGTGGCGGCGGAAACATCATTGAAATTACGCGAAAATTGGACAGTATAAAAGTTGCTGCTAAGTAA
- a CDS encoding DUF3575 domain-containing protein, whose protein sequence is MKKYFILLPCFIFSGIQAQEATAASTPSEKMNIVKTNVTAYAFRNINLAYERAINHWFSVNMSFGAMPEGKVPFINSFLSDEDERRFQNLEVKAFNFTIEPRFYFGAGYGKGFYVAPYYRYTKITTNTFDFYYDYTFSGTTYQIPLKGFGNANGNSGGVMVGVQFFLTSKQNLVLDLWIAGAHYGAGKGDFTMTSDVVLTPDMQAQLKQEIENLDVPFVNYTVETNANGARILIDGPWIGFRSGLSLGYRF, encoded by the coding sequence ATGAAAAAATATTTCATTCTACTTCCCTGCTTTATTTTTTCAGGAATCCAGGCTCAGGAAGCAACAGCAGCTTCCACTCCTTCCGAAAAGATGAATATTGTAAAAACGAACGTTACAGCTTACGCATTCCGAAACATCAATTTGGCTTACGAAAGAGCTATTAATCATTGGTTTTCGGTGAATATGAGCTTTGGAGCGATGCCGGAAGGAAAAGTTCCTTTTATCAACTCTTTTTTAAGTGATGAAGATGAACGAAGATTTCAAAATCTTGAGGTAAAAGCATTTAATTTCACCATAGAACCCCGGTTTTATTTTGGTGCAGGCTACGGAAAGGGATTTTATGTTGCGCCATATTACCGATATACCAAAATTACAACCAACACTTTCGATTTTTATTATGATTATACGTTCAGTGGGACCACGTACCAGATTCCGTTGAAAGGTTTCGGTAATGCCAATGGAAACAGTGGCGGCGTGATGGTTGGGGTACAGTTTTTCCTTACGAGCAAACAGAATTTGGTATTAGATTTATGGATTGCCGGAGCTCATTACGGAGCCGGAAAAGGAGATTTTACCATGACGAGCGATGTTGTCCTCACCCCGGATATGCAGGCGCAATTGAAACAGGAAATAGAAAATCTGGATGTTCCATTTGTGAATTACACCGTGGAAACCAATGCCAACGGAGCAAGAATCTTGATTGACGGACCGTGGATTGGATTCAGAAGCGGACTGTCTTTGGGATATAGATTTTAA
- a CDS encoding YciI family protein codes for MNEFLIAIHRDIINKDASPSPEQMQAAIQPFQDWLGGIAAQNKLVAPPKRWDLGGRVVKNDTVTNGPYAEIKESIGGMFIIRANDYDEAVEIAKGCPILQWGASVEVRMAIPPATE; via the coding sequence ATGAACGAGTTTTTAATAGCAATACACAGAGATATTATCAATAAAGACGCATCACCGTCTCCGGAGCAGATGCAGGCTGCCATCCAGCCATTCCAGGACTGGCTGGGAGGAATTGCAGCGCAGAATAAATTGGTTGCACCTCCAAAAAGATGGGATCTTGGCGGAAGAGTCGTAAAAAATGACACAGTAACCAACGGTCCTTACGCGGAAATCAAAGAATCAATCGGCGGAATGTTCATCATCAGAGCTAATGATTATGACGAAGCAGTGGAAATCGCAAAAGGATGCCCGATTCTTCAGTGGGGAGCAAGCGTGGAGGTGAGAATGGCAATTCCACCTGCAACTGAATAA
- a CDS encoding T9SS type A sorting domain-containing protein, translating to MKQTLFFLLSAYGLCTAQTTITKAFNDPNPGESSTNVAVTGTPDNSATGANTTFNNAALTFTTLSQTNYSTPNATEISTFPGSTLKMVGSGNTIFYKQSAAKLEITGLVTSDATLNLSVNNGTFISYPAAFGYSETDQAQGTFTSPSASGLCKGTINVSADAWGTLLLGGNTYTNVLRIKSVQNFNLHSPADTSYILPIGTIVNTAYSYYDNVHKFPSFSTTQIVINVPLAGINNQTTNSAQALNLASLSTGDFTSKKEGLKIYPNPAQDFIEFKGQTENYSTAKIYSLDGKLIKTSDMKAGKVQVSELPPAAYFIEVSGNKKAESSKFIKK from the coding sequence ATGAAACAAACTCTATTTTTTCTGCTGTCGGCTTATGGCCTTTGCACAGCACAAACTACGATTACCAAAGCTTTTAACGATCCTAATCCCGGCGAATCCTCAACCAATGTTGCGGTAACCGGAACTCCGGACAATTCTGCAACTGGAGCAAATACTACATTCAACAATGCGGCCTTAACATTTACAACCTTATCCCAAACCAATTATTCTACCCCGAATGCAACAGAAATTTCCACTTTTCCGGGTTCTACTCTAAAAATGGTGGGTTCGGGAAATACGATTTTCTACAAACAATCGGCAGCGAAATTAGAGATTACCGGTCTTGTGACTTCCGATGCTACATTAAATCTTTCTGTAAACAACGGAACATTTATTTCTTATCCAGCAGCTTTTGGATATTCTGAAACGGATCAGGCGCAGGGAACATTCACCTCTCCTTCAGCAAGCGGCTTATGTAAAGGAACCATCAATGTTTCAGCGGATGCATGGGGAACTTTGTTGCTGGGCGGGAATACCTATACTAATGTTTTGAGAATCAAATCTGTACAGAATTTCAACTTGCATTCGCCAGCTGACACTTCTTATATTTTACCGATCGGAACGATTGTAAATACGGCATATTCGTATTATGACAACGTTCACAAGTTTCCTTCATTTAGTACAACTCAAATAGTTATTAATGTTCCTTTGGCAGGAATTAATAACCAAACGACAAATAGTGCACAGGCTTTGAATCTTGCCTCTTTATCCACCGGAGATTTTACAAGTAAAAAAGAAGGATTAAAAATTTACCCGAATCCGGCACAGGATTTTATTGAATTTAAAGGGCAAACTGAAAATTATTCAACAGCGAAAATCTATAGCCTGGACGGAAAACTAATCAAGACATCTGATATGAAGGCAGGAAAAGTACAGGTTTCCGAACTTCCTCCTGCAGCTTATTTCATCGAAGTTTCAGGAAATAAAAAAGCTGAATCTTCAAAATTTATTAAGAAATAA
- a CDS encoding MFS transporter, protein MNSSQITTAQRIKAIVGGSIGNLVEWYDWYAYAAFAIYFSHSFFPNSSMTAQLLNTAGIFAVGFLMRPVGGWLFGSIADKIGRKRAMTLSVLLMSFGSLLIALTPTYKTIGVLAPALLLIARLLQGLSVGGEYGVSATYLSEMATSDRRGFYSSFQYVTLIGGQLIALGIQLILQKLLLTEAQLEDWGWRIPFVIGAILSVVALYLRANLHETEAFENKKNLSENKKGSITELLKHPKALLTVIGLTLGGTLAFYTYTTYMQKFLVNTVHLTKEESTLISFISLFIFACLQPVFGALSDKIGRRPLLLSFGILGTIFTYPLLNALSTTTSMWGAFFLIMAALIIVSGYTSINAVVKAELFPSEVRALGVGLPYALTVAIFGGTAEYIALWFKQENVEHYFYWYITACIFFSFIVYATMKDTKKTSTLDRD, encoded by the coding sequence ATGAATTCATCACAGATTACTACCGCCCAAAGAATTAAGGCTATAGTCGGCGGTTCCATAGGAAATCTTGTAGAATGGTATGACTGGTATGCTTATGCTGCATTTGCCATTTACTTTTCACATTCGTTTTTTCCGAATTCCAGTATGACGGCCCAACTTTTGAATACGGCAGGAATTTTTGCGGTAGGATTTCTGATGCGACCGGTTGGAGGCTGGCTTTTTGGGAGTATTGCTGATAAAATCGGGAGAAAAAGAGCGATGACTCTTTCGGTTTTGCTAATGTCGTTCGGTTCTTTGTTAATTGCTTTAACCCCGACTTACAAAACAATCGGTGTCCTGGCTCCAGCATTATTATTGATTGCGAGGCTATTACAAGGTTTAAGCGTGGGTGGTGAATATGGTGTTTCCGCAACCTACCTCAGCGAAATGGCAACCAGCGACCGGAGAGGATTTTACTCAAGTTTTCAGTATGTAACCCTGATCGGCGGACAGCTCATAGCATTGGGAATTCAGTTGATTTTGCAGAAATTATTGTTAACAGAAGCTCAGCTTGAAGATTGGGGATGGAGGATTCCTTTTGTGATTGGGGCTATACTTTCCGTTGTGGCCTTGTATTTAAGAGCCAATCTTCACGAAACCGAAGCTTTTGAAAATAAAAAGAACCTCAGCGAAAACAAAAAAGGCTCAATCACAGAATTATTAAAGCATCCAAAAGCATTATTAACCGTTATAGGACTGACTTTGGGTGGAACTTTGGCATTTTATACTTATACAACCTATATGCAGAAATTTTTGGTGAATACGGTTCATCTTACCAAAGAAGAATCGACTTTAATTTCCTTTATTTCACTCTTTATTTTTGCTTGTCTGCAGCCTGTATTCGGGGCTTTGTCTGATAAAATAGGAAGAAGACCGCTTTTGCTGAGCTTTGGAATATTGGGAACAATTTTCACTTATCCTCTTCTCAATGCTTTAAGTACTACAACTTCAATGTGGGGCGCATTTTTTTTAATTATGGCCGCTTTGATTATTGTGAGTGGTTATACATCCATTAATGCTGTTGTGAAAGCTGAATTGTTTCCTTCTGAAGTGAGAGCTTTAGGTGTTGGATTGCCATATGCTTTGACGGTCGCCATTTTTGGAGGAACAGCAGAATATATTGCCCTTTGGTTTAAGCAGGAAAATGTGGAACACTACTTTTACTGGTATATTACAGCCTGTATCTTCTTTTCATTTATTGTTTACGCTACAATGAAAGACACTAAAAAGACTTCCACATTGGATAGAGATTGA
- a CDS encoding dihydrofolate reductase family protein — protein MKKVILDLAVTLDGFIEGPNGEIDWCIMDDDMDFDGFLSSIDTIFYGRVSYDSWGNYQADENASPEEQKLWEAVHSKNKYVFSSQNREDEKATFINSDIPEKVEEIKKQGGKNIWLYGGASLIKTFINSNLIDVYRISVHPIALGKGKPLFEDLKERLNLKLIKTNTFKSGVVQLIYEPEK, from the coding sequence ATGAAAAAAGTAATTCTAGATTTAGCAGTAACATTAGACGGATTTATAGAAGGCCCAAACGGAGAAATCGATTGGTGCATCATGGATGACGATATGGATTTTGATGGTTTTTTGTCAAGCATCGATACCATTTTCTATGGAAGGGTAAGTTATGATTCCTGGGGAAATTATCAGGCTGATGAAAATGCAAGTCCGGAAGAACAGAAGCTTTGGGAAGCCGTTCATTCAAAAAACAAATATGTCTTTTCCAGCCAGAATAGAGAAGATGAAAAGGCAACTTTTATCAATTCTGATATTCCGGAAAAAGTAGAGGAAATCAAAAAACAAGGCGGGAAAAATATCTGGCTGTATGGCGGTGCAAGCCTTATTAAAACGTTCATCAACTCAAATTTAATTGATGTTTACAGGATTTCCGTTCACCCGATCGCTTTGGGAAAAGGGAAACCATTATTTGAAGATTTAAAGGAAAGATTAAATTTAAAATTAATTAAAACAAACACCTTCAAATCGGGAGTGGTACAGCTAATTTATGAACCTGAAAAATAA
- a CDS encoding RNA polymerase sigma factor — MHENALIPNLFRTEYRKIVSVLCSTFGIDHIEIAEDIVSDTFLTASETWSLNGIPENPTAWLYTVAKNKSKNYFKRDSLFHQKISTEIKYSSSGYEELEIDLSQKNITDSQLAMMFTICNPAISKDSQISLALNLLCGFGTQEIADAFLINKEVVYKRLQRAKEKLKTEGIKIEQPSISQISSNLETVLTALYLLFSEGYYSTSQNTILRQDFCQEAIRLTSILIENKTTNTPATKALLSLMYFHSSRFNARFNEKGESILYEEQDDKLWDYDLIEKGIYYLNQSANGNFLTKFHLEAAIAYWHTKKKDTDEKWENILQLYNQLLQIEYSPIAALNRTFAFAKVRGNSAAIVEAEKLKLLDNPFYYSLLGHLYTDIDNFKAKENFEKALKLSNSSSVSDTLRKYIKALTEKNI, encoded by the coding sequence ATGCACGAAAATGCATTAATACCCAACTTATTCAGAACAGAGTACCGGAAAATTGTTTCCGTGCTCTGTTCTACCTTCGGTATTGATCACATCGAAATTGCCGAAGACATCGTAAGTGACACCTTTCTCACCGCCTCAGAAACATGGAGCCTCAACGGTATTCCAGAAAATCCAACGGCCTGGCTGTACACCGTTGCAAAGAATAAATCTAAAAATTATTTTAAACGGGATTCTCTTTTTCACCAAAAAATTTCCACTGAGATAAAATACTCTTCCTCCGGATATGAAGAGCTTGAAATTGATCTTTCCCAGAAAAATATTACGGACAGTCAGCTCGCGATGATGTTTACGATCTGTAATCCGGCTATTTCAAAGGATTCCCAGATTTCTTTAGCCTTAAATTTACTCTGTGGATTTGGGACACAGGAAATTGCAGATGCTTTTTTGATCAATAAAGAAGTCGTTTACAAAAGATTGCAGCGCGCCAAAGAAAAATTAAAAACTGAAGGCATAAAAATAGAACAACCTTCTATCTCACAGATCAGCAGCAACTTAGAAACTGTTCTTACCGCTTTATATCTATTATTTTCCGAAGGCTATTATTCTACTTCTCAAAACACGATTCTCAGACAGGATTTTTGTCAGGAAGCGATACGGCTCACTTCGATTCTGATAGAAAATAAAACTACGAATACTCCCGCTACCAAAGCTTTATTATCGTTGATGTATTTTCATTCTTCCAGATTCAATGCCAGATTTAATGAAAAAGGAGAAAGCATTTTGTATGAAGAACAGGACGATAAACTCTGGGATTATGATCTGATCGAAAAAGGAATTTATTATCTAAATCAAAGCGCAAACGGAAATTTTTTAACAAAGTTTCACCTGGAAGCCGCCATAGCCTATTGGCACACCAAGAAAAAAGATACCGATGAAAAATGGGAAAATATCCTGCAATTGTACAACCAGCTTTTACAGATTGAATACTCTCCTATCGCTGCTCTCAACCGAACTTTTGCTTTTGCTAAGGTAAGAGGAAATTCTGCAGCCATTGTAGAAGCAGAGAAATTAAAGCTTCTTGATAATCCTTTTTATTACTCGCTTTTAGGGCATCTTTATACTGATATTGATAATTTTAAAGCAAAAGAAAATTTTGAAAAGGCTTTGAAGCTTTCTAATTCCAGTTCGGTTTCTGACACGCTGAGAAAGTATATTAAAGCTTTAACAGAAAAGAATATCTAA
- a CDS encoding DinB family protein, with translation MNLKTLITHTAQYNNWVVNKYIDWLSTKSDEQLNQEVISSFPTILKTLHHIWQTQEYWWSHIAENNDFNFEETSAKTTKDEIFAGIKNNSEKLMKYVEGLSEEDLAKNIKIESQWFQCDFSKYEYIQHVIIHGTYHRGQIVTMGRNVGITDAPMTDYNYWNIYKDADVMSIN, from the coding sequence CGCCCAATACAACAACTGGGTGGTCAACAAGTACATCGACTGGCTTTCCACAAAGTCTGATGAACAGCTTAATCAGGAAGTTATTTCAAGTTTCCCGACGATCTTAAAAACATTACATCACATCTGGCAAACCCAGGAATATTGGTGGAGCCATATTGCTGAAAACAATGATTTTAATTTTGAAGAAACTTCAGCTAAAACAACGAAAGATGAAATTTTCGCGGGAATAAAAAACAACTCGGAAAAGCTCATGAAATATGTTGAAGGCCTGTCTGAAGAAGATTTAGCAAAAAATATAAAAATCGAATCGCAATGGTTTCAATGTGATTTTTCCAAGTATGAGTATATCCAGCATGTCATTATCCACGGAACTTATCACAGAGGGCAGATTGTAACCATGGGACGAAATGTCGGAATAACAGACGCTCCAATGACAGATTACAATTATTGGAATATCTATAAAGATGCAGACGTAATGAGCATCAATTAA
- a CDS encoding patatin-like phospholipase family protein, whose protein sequence is MKKILALLCISAYMLFSAQDSLKTETKIITKDTKFGLALSGGGAKGFAHIGILKVIDSLGIKVDYITGTSMGGILGGLYGMGYNGEELKKIVYSTDWKRVLSNKIPYNKVNISEKDEYNKYIIEFPVAGGLPTLPSSFIEGQYMSEVLNTLTFPAKHINDFSKLRIPVQLTSSDIVNGGLVMQKKGSLPLAIRSTLAIPAAFAPVYIDGKLLVDGGLDRNFPVQEVKNMGADYIIGGYTGFRLFTKKEIENPMKMIYQTHAFHSVQDYNLQKKMSDILVDFVAPLNNYTTKDFKKYKEIIKIGEQEAKKHIPEFVALADQQRRLGIIYDHKLIEEVKKPTIKFTYSEDNGTPLNNLSEIESIKNVMGLTEGQYYDAKTVNESIDKIFGMRQYEKVYYTYTDSEDGLIMNTFIKRVRAGAFKLALHYDNEQSVGIIVNYTYRNIAHRFRALATIDISERFKARLQFQKFLDNSLRWWISAEGTTYHLKSNDFLLRSSSEFDYDTGSFNSPDYIYRNTNVNTAINYNLVPNAMASLGIEYNTEKINRSTDKLGQVLTGVSSDNKVYQHNNFGIFFKFNQNNLNERYYPTSGNNLQVMTKYYFGDQYKLYNLENVQPYLYEYLNPVTSYYNVPKNLLSITINENFVLPITKRLAIRTNAFLGAHFSSKNTDVRLSSGLDSEEKSPYLFLNQKYNLGGSEYNFSGTNPEFNGLRQKEIPANSFAKLRMDVQYNIYKHLYLTPSFQYGRGSDELSPFKNSTGFYGYGLNLGYESILGPININVSKNNIINFWRVYFSIGFKF, encoded by the coding sequence ATGAAAAAAATTCTGGCTCTTCTATGTATTTCTGCATACATGCTGTTTTCTGCACAAGATTCACTAAAGACTGAGACAAAAATCATAACTAAAGACACAAAATTCGGGCTCGCTTTAAGCGGAGGCGGAGCAAAAGGTTTTGCACATATCGGGATTTTAAAAGTTATAGATTCCCTGGGAATAAAGGTAGACTATATCACGGGAACGAGTATGGGTGGTATTTTGGGAGGGCTATACGGCATGGGCTACAACGGAGAGGAATTAAAAAAAATAGTTTACTCCACCGACTGGAAAAGAGTTTTAAGTAATAAAATCCCTTACAATAAGGTAAATATCAGCGAGAAAGATGAGTACAATAAATATATCATAGAATTTCCGGTTGCAGGCGGCCTGCCTACATTACCAAGCTCTTTTATAGAAGGGCAATATATGTCTGAAGTACTCAATACACTCACTTTCCCGGCAAAACATATCAATGATTTCAGCAAGCTCCGCATTCCTGTACAGCTTACCTCTTCTGATATCGTAAACGGCGGACTTGTCATGCAGAAAAAAGGCTCGCTGCCATTGGCAATACGGTCTACATTAGCCATTCCAGCTGCTTTTGCTCCGGTATATATTGATGGGAAACTTCTTGTAGACGGTGGGCTGGACCGCAATTTTCCGGTACAAGAAGTGAAAAATATGGGTGCAGATTATATTATCGGGGGATACACAGGCTTCAGACTTTTCACAAAAAAGGAAATAGAAAATCCTATGAAAATGATCTACCAGACCCATGCCTTTCATTCTGTTCAGGATTATAACCTGCAAAAGAAAATGTCGGATATTTTGGTTGATTTTGTAGCGCCTCTTAATAATTACACTACAAAAGACTTTAAAAAATATAAAGAAATCATTAAAATTGGCGAACAGGAAGCTAAAAAACATATTCCGGAATTTGTTGCTTTAGCAGATCAACAACGTAGGCTGGGAATTATTTATGATCATAAACTGATTGAAGAAGTAAAGAAACCCACCATAAAATTCACATACAGCGAAGACAACGGTACCCCTTTAAATAATCTTTCCGAAATAGAAAGCATTAAAAATGTCATGGGCTTAACCGAGGGGCAATACTATGACGCAAAAACTGTAAATGAATCCATTGACAAAATTTTTGGTATGAGGCAATACGAAAAGGTTTATTATACTTATACAGATTCTGAGGATGGTCTGATCATGAATACTTTTATAAAAAGGGTAAGAGCAGGAGCTTTTAAGCTTGCATTACATTATGATAATGAACAGTCTGTTGGTATTATCGTAAACTATACTTACCGGAATATTGCACACAGGTTTCGCGCCCTGGCTACGATAGATATTTCCGAACGTTTCAAAGCCCGTCTGCAGTTTCAAAAATTTCTGGACAACAGTTTACGCTGGTGGATCAGTGCCGAAGGAACCACCTATCATCTGAAAAGTAATGACTTTCTGCTTCGGTCAAGTAGTGAATTTGACTACGACACAGGCAGTTTCAACAGCCCTGATTATATTTACCGAAACACCAACGTCAATACAGCTATTAATTACAACCTTGTTCCCAATGCAATGGCATCATTAGGAATTGAATATAATACTGAAAAAATTAATCGTTCTACAGATAAATTAGGTCAGGTATTAACAGGTGTCAGCTCAGACAATAAGGTATATCAGCATAATAATTTTGGTATATTTTTTAAATTCAACCAGAATAATCTGAACGAAAGATATTATCCAACCTCCGGAAATAATCTACAGGTTATGACGAAATATTATTTTGGAGATCAATACAAATTATATAATTTAGAAAATGTACAGCCGTATCTTTATGAATATCTGAATCCGGTTACCTCATATTATAATGTTCCAAAAAATCTATTAAGCATCACAATTAACGAAAATTTTGTTCTTCCAATTACCAAAAGGCTCGCCATAAGAACCAATGCTTTTTTGGGAGCACATTTCTCATCTAAAAATACAGATGTACGTCTAAGTTCGGGCTTAGATTCAGAAGAAAAGAGTCCTTATTTATTTTTAAATCAAAAATATAACCTTGGCGGAAGCGAGTACAATTTTAGCGGAACCAATCCGGAATTTAATGGTCTTAGACAAAAAGAAATACCCGCAAATTCTTTTGCCAAACTGAGAATGGATGTTCAGTATAATATTTACAAGCATCTTTATCTTACTCCTTCTTTTCAGTATGGAAGAGGAAGTGATGAGCTTTCACCTTTTAAAAACAGTACAGGTTTCTATGGGTATGGTCTTAATTTGGGATACGAATCTATTCTAGGACCTATCAATATTAATGTTTCTAAAAATAATATTATTAATTTCTGGAGAGTATATTTCAGTATAGGCTTTAAGTTTTAA
- a CDS encoding DUF2200 domain-containing protein has product MSFAGVYPHYIQKAEKKGRTKEEVHEIIFWLTGYDEKNLQEILENKTNFRDFFEQAPQINPNVSMIKGVICGYRIEEIEEELMRNIRYLDKMIDELAKGKSMDKILRK; this is encoded by the coding sequence ATGTCTTTTGCCGGAGTTTATCCGCATTATATTCAAAAAGCCGAAAAAAAGGGGCGAACAAAAGAAGAAGTACATGAAATTATTTTTTGGTTAACTGGATATGATGAAAAAAATCTCCAGGAAATACTGGAAAACAAAACCAATTTTAGAGACTTTTTTGAGCAGGCACCTCAAATAAACCCTAATGTTTCAATGATAAAAGGCGTGATCTGCGGTTACCGGATTGAAGAAATTGAAGAAGAATTGATGCGGAACATCCGATATCTCGATAAAATGATTGACGAACTCGCCAAAGGAAAATCAATGGATAAAATTCTAAGGAAATAG
- a CDS encoding SDR family oxidoreductase encodes MKITVIGGTGLIGSKLVDSLRNLGHEVLSASPNSGVNTITGEGLDQALENVDVVVDVANSPSFADDDVMNFFKTSGENLIAAEKKAGVNHHIALSVVGTERLQESGYFRAKQVQEDIIKNAEIPYTIVHSTQFFEFVGGIVKSSTVDNKILVSPALIQPIASDDVVKAMTEVTIGEPKNTIVEIGGPDKIKLSDLVKKYTTVMKNTDEVVSNPDATYFGAPLNNSTLIPGTKAKLGTIQYDEWISNPENQR; translated from the coding sequence ATGAAAATCACAGTAATCGGCGGTACAGGGCTTATCGGAAGCAAGCTTGTCGACAGCCTTAGAAATTTAGGGCACGAGGTTTTGTCCGCTTCCCCCAATTCGGGTGTAAATACCATTACGGGAGAAGGATTGGACCAGGCATTGGAAAATGTTGACGTTGTTGTAGACGTAGCCAACTCCCCTTCTTTTGCGGACGACGATGTTATGAATTTCTTCAAAACATCAGGTGAAAACTTAATTGCAGCAGAGAAAAAAGCAGGTGTAAATCATCACATTGCCTTATCGGTTGTAGGAACGGAACGTTTGCAGGAAAGCGGCTATTTCAGGGCAAAACAGGTCCAGGAAGACATTATCAAAAATGCCGAAATCCCTTACACCATCGTACATTCAACGCAGTTCTTTGAATTTGTTGGCGGAATTGTTAAGTCAAGCACAGTTGACAATAAAATTTTGGTTTCTCCGGCTTTAATCCAGCCTATCGCTTCGGATGACGTGGTAAAAGCAATGACAGAAGTAACCATTGGTGAGCCGAAAAATACAATCGTAGAAATCGGTGGCCCGGATAAAATTAAATTATCTGATCTTGTGAAAAAATACACAACGGTCATGAAAAATACAGATGAGGTGGTTTCAAATCCGGATGCAACTTATTTTGGGGCACCTTTAAATAATTCTACTTTAATTCCGGGAACGAAAGCGAAATTGGGAACAATTCAGTACGACGAATGGATTTCCAATCCTGAAAACCAGAGATAG